From Cucumis melo cultivar AY chromosome 1, USDA_Cmelo_AY_1.0, whole genome shotgun sequence, a single genomic window includes:
- the LOC103490255 gene encoding heterodimeric geranylgeranyl pyrophosphate synthase small subunit, chloroplastic has protein sequence MAFSLMAASSLSTSFGRKTPIRCSSSSSSALSSQTKSLHFDLKTYWKQLILEINQKLDEAVLIQYPEQIYEAMRYSVLAQGAKRAPPVMCVAACELFGVDRLAAFPTACALEMVHEASLIHDDLPCMDDDPSRRGQPSNHTVYGVDMAILAGDALFPLGFQHIVSHTPFDLVPESRLLRVVAEIARAVGSRGMAAGQFLDLEGGPNSVEFVQEKKFGEMAQCSAVCGGLLAGAEDPEIQRLRRYGRAVGVLYQVVDDILEEQSKKLDETNESKRRKGKSYVGVYGIEKAKEVAEELRTKAKNELEGFEKYGDRVMPLYSFVDYAADRSFSFETSS, from the exons ATGGCCTTCTCACTCATGGCCGCATCCTCTCTTAGTACCTCTTTTGGGAGAAAGACCCCTATTCGAtgttcttcctcttcttcctccgcTCTTTCTTCTCAAACCAAATCGCTTCACTTTGACCTAAAAACATACTGGAAACAGCTGATTCTCGAGATCAACCAAAAGCTGGATGAAGCTGTTCTAATTCAGTATCCAGAGCAGATCTACGAGGCTATGCGTTACTCCGTCTTGGCTCAAGGGGCCAAGCGAGCTCCTCCCGTTATGTGTGTCGCCGCCTGCGAGCTCTTCGGCGTCGACCGCCTCGCCGCTTTCCCCACCGCCTGTGCCCTCGAAATG GTTCATGAAGCTTCGTTGATCCATGATGACCTTCCTTGCATGGATGATGACCCCTCACGGCGTGGCCAACCCTCAAACCATACAGTTTATGGTGTTGACATGGCTATCCTTGCAGGTGATGCACTTTTCCCCCTTGGCTTCCAACATATTGTCTCACATACACCCTTTGATCTTGTGCCTGAGTCCCGCCTGCTCCGTGTGGTTGCCGAGATTGCCCGAGCCGTTGGTTCCAGAGGCATGGCAGCTGGACAGTTTCTTGACCTTGAGGGAGGCCCCAACTCCGTTGAATTTgtccaagaaaaaaaatttggtgAAATGGCCCAGTGCTCTGCAGTGTGTGGAGGACTTCTAGCTGGAGCAGAAGACCCTGAGATACAGAGACTAAGAAGATACGGAAGAGCGGTCGGGGTGTTGTATCAGGTAGTTGATGATATTTTGGAAGAACAATCGAAAAAACTCGATGAAACAAATGagagtaaaagaagaaaagggaagaGCTACGTTGGAGTATATGGGATTGAGAAAGCTAAGGAGGTGGCGGAGGAGCTGAGGACCAAAGCTAAGAATGAATTGGAAGGATTTGAAAAGTACGGAGACCGAGTGATGCCTTTGTACAGCTTTGTGGACTATGCTGCTGATAGGAGCTTCAGTTTTGAAACTTCAAGTTGA
- the LOC103503168 gene encoding probable transcription factor At1g61730: MAPKRPSPLDEPPAASSSEEEETSSGEEEEGVSRDGSSSEEEEEDEEETQAQTQKPKKPSSPSTPAVEKKPVPKKSQPSTNTQAQSSSSESGSGSDTDSDTESGRNVKPIASKPMEETPKVKKPRSKPSASATPARPSLKKPGESTRHAKRPKKSSEADADDGVVAEDDSKKSVDESKKLFQRLWSEDDEIAILNGMIDYSAKKGSDPSLDMNAFHDFIKKSLHVDVTKAQLMDKIRRLKKKYRNNADRGKKGADPTFSKAHDQKGFELSKRIWGGEGILRTPAVEQLKPNANGTPKKNQRGNTGKSVASLKAELLPSPDAPKEDGKMKVDDCEAPSGCMDGFVAFERSLGAVGLPESFLKPRLELIGQSKRTVLEEEWKKLHLAELELFLKRTELIRDQTKLILDAYKSSSK; encoded by the coding sequence ATGGCACCCAAACGCCCCTCGCCGTTGGATGAGCCTCCGGCAGCGTCTTCctccgaagaagaagaaacctcATCAGGCGAGGAGGAGGAAGGCGTTTCCAGAGATGGATCTTCctctgaagaagaagaagaggatgaaGAAGAAACTCAAGCTCAGACTCAGAAACCGAAGAAACCTTCTTCTCCTTCTACTCCTGCTGTCGAGAAAAAACCTGTACCTAAGAAATCTCAACCTTCTACTAACACTCAGGCTCAGTCTTCTTCCTCAGAGAGCGGATCCGGATCCGACACCGATTCGGATACTGAGTCCGGACGAAACGTCAAGCCGATTGCTTCTAAGCCGATGGAAGAGACTCCGAAGGTGAAAAAGCCCAGATCCAAGCCTTCTGCCTCAGCTACGCCTGCGAGACCGTCTTTGAAGAAGCCTGGTGAGTCGACAAGACATGCAAAACGGCCAAAGAAGAGTTCTGAGGCTGACGCTGATGATGGGGTTGTGGCGGAAGACGATTCCAAGAAATCTGTTGACGAGTCCAAGAAGCTATTTCAGAGACTATGGAGTGAGGACGACGAGATTGCTATATTGAACGGTATGATCGATTATTCAGCCAAGAAGGGTTCTGACCCATCTTTGGATATGAATGCATTTCACGATTTCATCAAGAAATCTCTCCATGTTGACGTAACGAAGGCCCAATTAATGGATAAGATACGTCGACTGAAGAAGAAATATAGGAACAATGCAGATAGAGGGAAGAAGGGTGCAGACCCAACGTTCTCAAAAGCCCACGATCAGAAAGGGTTTGAACTGTCGAAGAGAATATGGGGCGGCGAAGGGATTCTTCGAACTCCGGCTGTGGAGCAGCTCAAGCCAAATGCTAATGGCACTCCAAAGAAGAACCAAAGAGGTAACACCGGTAAGTCAGTGGCTTCACTGAAAGCCGAGTTGCTTCCTTCTCCAGATGCCCCGAAGGAGGATGGTAAGATGAAAGTCGATGATTGCGAGGCTCCTTCAGGTTGCATGGATGGTTTTGTTGCGTTTGAAAGGTCTTTGGGTGCTGTTGGTTTGCCAGAAAGTTTCTTGAAGCCTAGATTAGAGTTAATAGGGCAATCCAAGAGAACAGTGCTGGAGGAAGAGTGGAAGAAATTGCATCTTGCAGAACTCGAGCTTTTCCTGAAGAGGACGGAGTTGATTAGGGATCAAACAAAGTTGATACTGGACGCGTACAAGTCATCTAGCAAGTAA
- the LOC103490254 gene encoding GPI mannosyltransferase 1, whose translation MASFSFGSLLILSAIFRFVLILYGEWQDANMEVRYTDVDYIVFSDAASLMASGKSPYMRSTYRYSPLLAFLLIPNTIFHRCWGKFLFSASDLLVGYFIRTILKKRGVPENLCIGSVMVWLFNPFTFTIGTRGNCEPLVCAMVLKILLCLMNGQLLQAAFWYGLVVHFRIYPIIYALPILLILNQNVFKSGLNPALQNWSKGDEKAPQSNLPSRLAHIFNPLFLLRSIMTKERIIFGLISGSIFIFCTVLFYYLYGWEFLHEALLYHLTRTDPRHNFSIYFYHIYLHHEREFSVVEKLISFLPQLVVQLVLVLSFAQDLPFCWFAQTVAFVAFNKVVTAQYFVWFFCLLPLILPWSKMKLKWKGVLSVSIWTGAQLHWLMWGYLLEFKGKNVLIQLWLASILFLAANTAVLSLIIHQHKLSALFVLPETAVDNTKKSKKCN comes from the exons ATGGCGTCCTTTAGCTTCGGCTCTTTGCTGATTCTCTCAGCCATCTTCAGGTTTGTACTCATACTCTACGGCGAGTGGCAGGATGCGAACATGGAGGTCAGATACACTGATGTCGATTACATCGTATTCTCAGACGCTGCTTCTCTAATGGCGTCCGGAAAGTCCCCCTACATGAGATCCACTTACAGATATTCACCATTGCTCGCGTTTTTGCTCATACCGAACACTATCTTCCATCGCTGTTGGGGAAAATTTCTATTCTCAGCATCAG ATTTGCTCGTCGGGTACTTTATACGTACTATTTTGAAGAAACGTGGGGTTCCAGAAAATTTGTGCATCGGTTCTGTTATGGTTTGGCTTTTTAATCCGTTTACGTTTACCATTGGCACCAGAGGAAACTGCGAGCCTCTTGTTTGTGCAATGGTTCTTAAGATTCTTTTGTGTCTGATGAACG GCCAGTTGCTACAAGCTGCATTTTGGTATGGACTTGTCGTCCATTTCAGAATCTACCCGATCATTTATGCCCTTCCTATTCTTCTGATTCTGAACCAGAATGTATTCAAATCTGGTCTGAATCCCGCTCTACAAAATTGGAGCAAGGGTGATGAAAAGGCTCCTCAGAGCAATTTACCGTCGAGGTTGGCTCATATCTTTAATCCATTGTTTCTATTAAGATCCATAATGACTAAGGAGAGAATCATTTTTGGCCTAATTTCTGGTTCGATTTTCATCTTCTGCACTGTACTGTTTTATTATCTATATGGTTGGGAATTCCTGCATGAGGCGCTACTCTATCATCTTACACGTACTGACCCAAGACACAATTTCTCAATATATTTCTATCACATCTATCTTCACCATGAACGCGAGTTCTCGGTTGTGGAGAAGCTCATTTCATTTCTGCCTCAGTTAGTAGTGCAGCTTGTTCTCGTTTTATCATTTGCTCAAGATCTTCCATTCTGCTGGTTTGCACAGACAGTTGCATTTGTGGCATTCAACAAG GTAGTCACAGCACAATATTTTGTTTGGTTCTTCTGTCTTCTACCTTTGATTCTTCCTTGGAGTAAGATGAAGCTCAAATGGAAAGGCGTTTTATCAGTATCAATCTGGACGGGAGCACAGCTTCATTGGTTGATGTGGGGTTATTTGCTGGAGTTCAAAGGAAAGAATGTGCTGATTCAACTATGGCTAGCAAGCATCTTGTTCTTGGCGGCAAACACAGCCGTTTTGAGCTTAATCATCCACCAACACAAGCTATCTGCGCTTTTTGTGCTACCCGAAACGGCAGTTGATAATACGAAAAAATCCAAGAAATGCAACTGA